The Anaerolineales bacterium region TCCCAGCAACAAAATGGAGAGAGACCCCAACCCCTCGCTTCCTTTCTTCGGGACAACTGCTGACCCAAAGTAGAGTATTGTCGCCCCCTCGGCTTTTTCGACCATCAGCCACGAGCGCGTGCAGCTGAGAAAATCGCACAGGAGGATTTCATCATCGCTTCGAGATTCGACCGTCCACGCGGCGAATTTGTCCGTGAGACTATGTGCTAGATTTTTTGCATCCATATCGGTTGAAGGCTTGAAGACTGTAAACTTCAAGATTGTCCTCTCCAATTTAAAGAGGGACGTGGTGTAAAAGGCAAAAACATATTCGGGGAAAGTCACGTTGAAGGGAATCTCGGTCACGTAGCAATCGGTGTACGCGCCAGCGACGGAAGTATATTTGCCCAACATGCTATTTGCTGGGACTGGAGTTTTCCGAATCGAAATCATGACTGCTCCGTTCATGGGATAATGTCCCTGATGATACTCGTAACAGGCGCAGGCGGTAAAACGGGCAAAGCGATCATCAAGACGCTTTCGGGAGTTGAGTCTGTCTGCGCGTTTGTTCGGCGGGAAGAAAACGTTTCAATCTTGCAGTCGCTTGGCGTTGAGAATGTCGTTGTCGGTGACCTGCTCGATAAATCGGCGCTTCGCTCGGCACTGAAAGGCATACGGGCGATCTATCACATTTGCCCGAATATGAGTCCCGATGAAGAGACAATTGGCAGATTGATAATAGATGAAGCAAAGAAGGCTGGCGTTGAGCATTTCGTCTATCATTCGGTTCTGCATCCGCAAATTGAAGCGATGAACCATCACTGGCAGAAAATGCGCGTGGAGGAGGCGCTGTTCGAGTCGGGGATTCCTTTCACCATCCTGCAGCCTGCGCCGTATATGCAAAATCTGCTGGTGGGCTGGAAGAGTATTGTTGAAGAGGGCGTGTTGCGCATGCCGTATTCGGTCGAAGCGAAATTCAGTTTCGTTGACCTGGACGATGTGGCGGAGGCGGCGAAAATCGTGTTGACCGAATCGACTTACGTCGGCGCGGTGTATGAGTTGGCGGGAACTTCACCTGTGTCGCATGCTGAGGTGACGAAGCAGTTTGAAGGGAGGTTGAATCGTCCTGTCCGCGCGGAGAAAATTGAGATTCAAGAGTGGAGATCACGTGCGGGTAATCTGAGCGAGTACGCGCGTGAGAATCTGATCAGAATATTTGAGTATTACGACAAATGGGGTTTGGCTGGGAATTCAAATGTGTTGACGTGGCTTTTGAAGAGAGAGCCGAGTTCTTTTGAAAATTTTATTGCGAGGGCGGTGAAGGAAAACAATGCAAAGCATTAATGTTCTTTCTCACACTGAAAACGTGACGCATTGGCTGGCAAATTCCAATCAGCCCAAAATATTGCATGTGTTCGATGAGGTGTGTAATTTGATCAATGAGAATAAAGAGATTCTTTCCATCGTCCATGCAGGGATTGGCAACGGTCCCTTCAATCTGGTCGTTGAAGATACGGTTATATTTACACGGAGCCTTGATGCAGAATCAAAAGTTTCCATTCAAGAAAAGGGAATATTGCTTGGAGATATAGAAATTTCATTTTCCCGCTCACAACTGTGGAATCCCATCCCAGATTGGAGCGAGTTGAGAAACAAGAAGGACGAAATCGCAAATCGGTTGTCGTTGCTGCCAATCGAGATTGAGGATGAGTCTATTCTCCAATTCTCTAATTCTCTAATCGGCGCGCTTATCACAGCGGATGCGCAAACCGCAAAAGCCGCCGCATCGAAACTTGCTGGGCTTGGAATCGGTCTCACCCCCGCTGGCGATGATGTTCTGATGGGAGCCATGCACGCGGCGTGGATCATTCATCCGCAAGGCGTGGCGAGAAAAATTACCGAAGAAATTGTACGTGTTGCTGTGCCCTTGACCACGTCGCTTTCGGGAGCATGGCTAAAGTCGGCGGCGAGAGGCGAAGCGGGGGAACTCTGGCATGACTTCTTTGACGCGCTACTTGAAGATAAAAACATCTACGTGCCGATGAGCAGAATACTGTCCGTTGGCGAAACATCAGGGTCAGACGCGCTGAGGGGATTTTTCGGTGTGTTCTATTCCGTAAGAACAATGTTTTGATAACATAGAGCGCGATGTATAGCCGCGCATGTAGGAATCTTCGATAAAAGAGGCGCAATGCTGAGTAAAAGTGCTACAATTTCTGGCAAGGGTTTTTTCGTGTAGGTCGAATTGCGAAAGGCGCCGCTTTGCTCGAAACGCCGTACTTTATTCGCTTCATTTTGACGGATCGGTTCTTTGGCGTTTGGCGGGGTAAGCCGCAGAGATCACAGGGAAAATGAGCTTTTGAGCTTTTTCTCAAAGGTCTCTGCCGTCTCGCGCTGTCGTGTTCGTGGCGCGAATAGAGCGCGCTCTCTGTGGCAGTTTCATCCACCTAATCCCAAAGAGCCGGCGAATCTATCGAACAGAGCACATTGTAATTTTCTCCGATGAAAATAGCGCTGATCAACCAAGCCTTTGTTTCGCCCGATGAGCCGGGACATACGCGTCATTTCGAGATGGCGAAATTTTTGCAATCGCATGGACACGAACTCGTCATCGTTGCGAGCGATTTGAATTATCAAACGGGTCAGCGCACGGTAACGCGCAAAGGACTCTTTGCCGAGCAGATCATTGACGACGTGAAAATTTATCGTTCGTATATTTTCCCTGCGTTGCATCGCAGTTATTTTTGGCGAGTGATTTCTTTTTTTAGTTTCATGTTCAGTTCGGTGTGGACCGCGCTGCGAGTTGACAATGTGGATTTGGTGATGGGCACGTCGCCGCCGATCTTTCAAGCGGTCTCGGCGTGGTTTGTTTCACTCATCCGCCGCAAACCGTTCCTGCTCGAAGTGCGCGACTTGTGGCCCGAGTTCGGTGTGAGCATGGGTGTGTTGAAGAATTCTGTGGTCATTACGTTGGCTCGCTGGCTGGAGAAATTTTTGTATGCCCAAGCGACGCATATTCTGGTGAATTCGCCCGCCTACAAAGATTACATGATCGGCAAAGGCGTGCCCGAGAAGAAAATTACCTTCATCCCCTACGGCACAGACGTGGATATGTTCAATCCGCAGGTGGATGGCTCGTCCATTCGGAGGGAGTTAGGGTTGGAGGATAAGTTCGTTGTCTTGTACGCAGGCGCGCTAGGTCAGGCAAACGACATTGACACGATTCTCCGCGCGGCGGAGAGAATTAGCCACAGAGAACGCAGAGAAAAAGAGAATTTCTCAGAGAACTCGGTGGGCTCTGTGGCTAAGCAAAGAGTTTGTTTTGTGTTGTTTGGCGACGGCAAAGAACGGACTCGCTTGCAAACCGAAGCGGAGCGGATGAAATTGACGAACGTCATCTTCGCAGGTGTGCGCGCAAAAAAAGAAATGCCGCGCGTCGTCGCCTCGGCAGATGTTTGTCTCGCCATCTTGCAAGATGTCCCGATGTTCCGCACGACCTATCCGAACAAAGTTTTCGATTACATGGCGGCGGGACGCGCCACTGTGCTGGTCATTGACGGCATCACGCGCACGTTGATCGATGAATCGGGTGGGGGAGTATTTGTCCAGCCTGGGAATGATGAGTCGCTGGCAAACACAATTTTAGAATTGTCAAACGATTCAGCACGCGTCAAGCAAATG contains the following coding sequences:
- a CDS encoding NmrA family NAD(P)-binding protein; protein product: MILVTGAGGKTGKAIIKTLSGVESVCAFVRREENVSILQSLGVENVVVGDLLDKSALRSALKGIRAIYHICPNMSPDEETIGRLIIDEAKKAGVEHFVYHSVLHPQIEAMNHHWQKMRVEEALFESGIPFTILQPAPYMQNLLVGWKSIVEEGVLRMPYSVEAKFSFVDLDDVAEAAKIVLTESTYVGAVYELAGTSPVSHAEVTKQFEGRLNRPVRAEKIEIQEWRSRAGNLSEYARENLIRIFEYYDKWGLAGNSNVLTWLLKREPSSFENFIARAVKENNAKH
- a CDS encoding DUF2877 domain-containing protein — encoded protein: MQSINVLSHTENVTHWLANSNQPKILHVFDEVCNLINENKEILSIVHAGIGNGPFNLVVEDTVIFTRSLDAESKVSIQEKGILLGDIEISFSRSQLWNPIPDWSELRNKKDEIANRLSLLPIEIEDESILQFSNSLIGALITADAQTAKAAASKLAGLGIGLTPAGDDVLMGAMHAAWIIHPQGVARKITEEIVRVAVPLTTSLSGAWLKSAARGEAGELWHDFFDALLEDKNIYVPMSRILSVGETSGSDALRGFFGVFYSVRTMF
- a CDS encoding glycosyltransferase family 4 protein, which codes for MKIALINQAFVSPDEPGHTRHFEMAKFLQSHGHELVIVASDLNYQTGQRTVTRKGLFAEQIIDDVKIYRSYIFPALHRSYFWRVISFFSFMFSSVWTALRVDNVDLVMGTSPPIFQAVSAWFVSLIRRKPFLLEVRDLWPEFGVSMGVLKNSVVITLARWLEKFLYAQATHILVNSPAYKDYMIGKGVPEKKITFIPYGTDVDMFNPQVDGSSIRRELGLEDKFVVLYAGALGQANDIDTILRAAERISHRERREKENFSENSVGSVAKQRVCFVLFGDGKERTRLQTEAERMKLTNVIFAGVRAKKEMPRVVASADVCLAILQDVPMFRTTYPNKVFDYMAAGRATVLVIDGITRTLIDESGGGVFVQPGNDESLANTILELSNDSARVKQMGQSAREYLVKHLDRRDKLNETLGLLEALVKRN